From one Lolium rigidum isolate FL_2022 chromosome 4, APGP_CSIRO_Lrig_0.1, whole genome shotgun sequence genomic stretch:
- the LOC124648945 gene encoding histone H3-like has protein sequence MARTKHPAARNTKQHPKKKLQWTAAEQDTGAGPSTSATPRRGGRRAAAATAPGAPAQPRVKKPHRFKPGTVALREIRRYQKSTELLIPFAPFVRLVRELTRDASLEVTRWTPQALLALQEAAEYHLVDLFERANLCAIHAKRVTIMQKDIYLARRIGGRRW, from the exons aTGGCTCGCACGAAGCACCCggccgcgaggaacacgaagcagCATCCGAAGAAGAAGCTCCAGTGGACGGCGGCCGAGCAGGACACAG GCGCCGGCCCGAGCACGTCGGCGACACCG AGGCGAGGTGGGCGGAGGGCGGCCGCAGCGACGGCTCCAG GGGCGCCTGCGCAACCGAGGGTGAAGAAGCCGCACCGATTCAAGCCAGGCACCGTCGCGctgcgggagatcaggaggtaccaGAAGTCCACCGAGCTGCTCATCCCCTTCGCGCCCTTCGTCCGTCTG GTTAGGGAGCTCACTCGGGACGCGTCACTCGAAGTCACCCGCTGGACTCCTCAGGCGCTCCTTGCGTTGCAAGAG GCTGCAGAGTATCACTTGGTAGACTTATTTGAAAGGGCAAATCTCTGCGCCATCCATGCAAAGCGTGTTACCATCA TGCAAAAGGACATCTATCTCGCTAGGCGCATCGGGGGAAGAAGGTGGTGA